The Vibrio ishigakensis genome has a window encoding:
- a CDS encoding metal-dependent hydrolase family protein: MKKVFLLSSLAMMTSMAFAAEEAQLPQTVFKNVDIFNGTENKLYENHHVLVEGNKIKTISAKEISVGADATVIDGTGKTLTPGFIENHAHLMLMGPSLPAMESGSTWEDFAIHATRMAEMYLMQGFTTVRDAGGANGGLRRAIDAGQIVGPRYYPSGAFLSTRGGHADFANYTAPVGQSSNMSRLNLAQEVDSVAEVKKYGRNNFRMGATQLKYMQSGGVVSAFDPWQLLAGSPEEIAAAVEVANSYGSYVMAHSYRKEAILGALDAGVMSIEHGFAFDCDIAEVMNEKGAYITTNLTAFDPGLMDIPAIKNVPSSFRKAQSATETFKNYIPNMKKCPVKRGFQTDCVGSVDACNIQIAYEKKLNNDFFGPYESMKTLTSVGGEIATLTGDFTNPYPEAKLGVIETGAYADILLLDGNPLEDFSVVGTGDKWFGADKRPDSPETIKLIMKDGVIYKNTL; encoded by the coding sequence ATGAAGAAGGTTTTTCTCCTGTCGTCACTGGCTATGATGACGTCTATGGCTTTCGCGGCAGAGGAAGCACAACTCCCGCAAACGGTATTCAAGAACGTTGATATATTCAACGGCACAGAGAATAAACTCTACGAAAATCATCACGTATTGGTCGAAGGTAACAAAATCAAAACCATCTCTGCCAAAGAGATCAGCGTTGGTGCTGATGCCACTGTTATAGATGGTACAGGTAAAACCCTCACCCCTGGCTTTATCGAAAACCACGCTCACTTGATGCTGATGGGCCCTAGCCTTCCAGCAATGGAATCTGGATCTACTTGGGAAGACTTTGCTATCCATGCAACGCGCATGGCGGAAATGTACTTGATGCAAGGCTTCACCACAGTGCGTGACGCCGGTGGTGCCAATGGCGGCTTGAGACGCGCCATCGACGCTGGGCAGATTGTTGGTCCTCGTTACTACCCATCAGGCGCCTTCTTGAGTACTCGTGGTGGCCACGCCGATTTTGCTAATTACACTGCTCCAGTCGGCCAATCCTCAAACATGAGTCGCTTGAATCTAGCTCAAGAGGTCGATAGCGTTGCAGAGGTTAAAAAATACGGACGCAACAATTTCCGTATGGGCGCGACTCAGTTGAAATATATGCAGTCTGGTGGTGTGGTTTCAGCATTCGACCCATGGCAGTTGCTGGCGGGTTCGCCAGAAGAAATCGCTGCTGCAGTGGAAGTCGCTAATAGTTACGGCAGTTATGTAATGGCGCACTCATATCGAAAAGAGGCCATCCTTGGCGCGTTGGATGCGGGCGTAATGTCTATCGAGCACGGCTTTGCCTTTGACTGTGACATTGCAGAAGTCATGAACGAAAAAGGCGCCTACATTACGACCAACCTCACCGCCTTTGACCCTGGTCTAATGGACATACCGGCAATCAAAAACGTGCCTTCAAGTTTCCGTAAAGCACAATCGGCAACTGAGACCTTCAAGAACTACATTCCAAACATGAAGAAGTGTCCAGTTAAGCGTGGTTTCCAAACAGACTGTGTGGGCTCAGTGGATGCCTGCAACATACAGATCGCTTATGAGAAGAAGCTCAACAATGACTTCTTCGGCCCTTACGAGTCGATGAAAACACTGACCTCGGTAGGCGGTGAGATTGCAACCCTGACAGGTGATTTTACTAACCCTTATCCAGAAGCAAAACTGGGGGTCATCGAAACCGGTGCCTATGCCGACATCTTGCTTCTTGACGGTAACCCATTAGAGGACTTCTCGGTGGTGGGTACTGGTGACAAATGGTTTGGCGCAGACAAACGCCCAGACAGCCCAGAGACCATCAAGCTGATCATGAAAGATGGGGTTATTTACAAGAACACCCTTTAA
- a CDS encoding peptide MFS transporter, with amino-acid sequence MTIKTLTNEQKASFSLLIIQTFSTLGFAVLYSTLVLYATKELGFSDADATIIMGVFGAFNYGLHLLGGLLGGRLMSNRNLFIIGMALQVAGCYGIAQFGQPGLYWGLAFFLTGSGLNVTCINMMLTQRFQPDDPTRETAFLYNYAGMNLGFFVGFAVAGYYQNLADYKSLFMFATLGNLAAVVATGIFWKHIGDLTTPLVGKTKKQWRNAFALGILVIAVLVPVIKFLLVSAAFSSQLVVVISVLVFLTILALTLKHKHKAEKGRMVSYLVLALGSLIFWSLYQLAPMGLSLFADRNVDMVVDGFKVAPQWIQNINTVVIVVGGPLMATLFNKLRAKGYNIDIPLQFSASLVFIGAGFLALPLGIMHADSAGMVSITYVAISYVLQSIGELLISPIGYAMVGKLAPKNYQGGMMGAWMLVTGVASIIAAQFSEMMPGQGPAIVTDAGYSSVFSGLGIAAVAGGIVLVLLTPTLRRLIGDKVAA; translated from the coding sequence TTGACGATAAAAACACTAACTAACGAGCAGAAAGCCTCGTTCTCCTTGCTGATAATCCAGACGTTCTCGACCCTTGGATTTGCAGTTCTTTATTCAACCCTAGTTCTTTACGCAACAAAGGAACTGGGATTCAGCGACGCTGACGCCACCATCATCATGGGTGTGTTCGGTGCATTCAACTACGGCCTGCATCTTCTTGGTGGACTTCTTGGCGGTCGTTTGATGAGTAACCGTAACCTGTTCATTATCGGTATGGCGCTACAAGTAGCCGGTTGCTACGGCATCGCGCAGTTTGGACAGCCTGGCCTGTATTGGGGCTTGGCATTCTTCCTAACCGGTAGTGGCCTTAACGTTACCTGTATCAATATGATGCTGACTCAGCGTTTCCAACCGGATGATCCTACGCGTGAGACCGCATTTCTTTATAACTATGCGGGTATGAACCTAGGTTTCTTCGTTGGCTTTGCGGTGGCGGGTTACTATCAAAATCTTGCGGACTATAAATCACTATTTATGTTCGCAACGCTGGGCAACCTAGCCGCGGTTGTTGCTACTGGTATCTTCTGGAAGCACATCGGCGATTTGACCACACCGCTTGTAGGCAAGACCAAGAAACAGTGGCGTAATGCCTTTGCGCTGGGCATCTTGGTAATTGCTGTTTTGGTTCCTGTAATCAAGTTCTTGCTGGTTTCGGCTGCATTCTCTAGCCAATTGGTAGTGGTTATTTCAGTTCTGGTGTTCCTGACTATCCTAGCGCTTACTCTGAAACACAAGCACAAGGCTGAGAAAGGCCGTATGGTTTCTTATCTTGTGTTGGCGCTTGGCTCATTGATTTTCTGGTCTCTGTATCAGCTAGCGCCTATGGGGTTATCACTGTTTGCTGACCGCAATGTAGATATGGTGGTTGACGGCTTTAAAGTCGCGCCTCAGTGGATCCAGAACATCAACACAGTTGTAATTGTGGTAGGTGGTCCTTTGATGGCGACGCTGTTCAATAAACTGCGCGCCAAAGGCTACAACATCGACATCCCGCTACAGTTCTCGGCGTCTCTCGTCTTTATCGGTGCAGGTTTCTTGGCTCTGCCACTGGGCATCATGCATGCGGACAGTGCAGGTATGGTTTCTATCACTTATGTGGCAATCAGCTATGTATTGCAGAGTATCGGTGAGCTTCTGATCTCTCCAATCGGTTATGCCATGGTGGGTAAGCTTGCTCCTAAGAACTATCAAGGCGGCATGATGGGTGCTTGGATGTTGGTAACTGGCGTGGCATCTATCATCGCGGCTCAGTTCTCCGAGATGATGCCGGGACAGGGTCCGGCTATCGTGACCGATGCTGGTTACTCTTCGGTATTCAGCGGTCTAGGCATAGCCGCAGTGGCTGGTGGTATCGTTTTAGTGTTATTAACTCCAACACTGCGTCGCTTGATAGGTGACAAGGTAGCAGCATAA
- a CDS encoding mechanosensitive ion channel domain-containing protein produces MEISSRKGLARLVLLWLVMMFSCNSLAEEAVATMSKSRIEHELNKVNKDLKELSDALAISSGDTTDALQLKLFQKNEELRAILATAVNQNSIPKEELIAQIEIQKSYSKGANTYLEEKIKALNAKIDAAKNEERLSLINDFQELQHYLNSVTNSSWQNIQWLQTLGVDESAAEAQFRGVVVQKLRLTSASVEYLNQQIGVIGKQLSVAPESEKAGLQLAQLVVKQRQSIAVESLTTLISVSDQLGIDTSEYKRLLFEVTGSITQDLFEGKVILSILTHWSSSVWDWLGTTAPQHLFQLFIFILLILITKMVVKLVRKITSKTVESKNLNLSQLMQDFFIGMSGNIVWIIGIMIALSQVGLNLAPVLTGFGIAGVIIGFALQDTLSNFAAGMMLLIYRPFDVGDFVFAGGVDGKVSHMSLVNTTIKTFDNQIIIIPNGKIWGDVIKNVTHERLRRVDMVFGIGYADDLLKAEKILTDIVVAHPAVLKTPEPNIRVHTLNTSSVDFIVRPWVKTDDYWDVYWDVTKEVKLTFDREGISIPFPQQDVHLHMVDKPET; encoded by the coding sequence ATGGAAATCTCGTCACGCAAGGGACTCGCTAGGCTAGTATTGCTCTGGCTGGTAATGATGTTCAGCTGCAATAGCCTCGCCGAAGAGGCAGTCGCTACCATGTCCAAATCGCGTATCGAGCATGAGCTGAACAAGGTCAATAAGGACCTTAAAGAGCTCTCAGACGCATTAGCTATCTCCAGCGGTGATACCACAGATGCCTTACAGCTTAAATTGTTCCAAAAAAACGAGGAACTCAGAGCAATTCTTGCGACGGCTGTAAATCAAAACTCTATTCCCAAAGAAGAGTTGATTGCACAGATAGAGATCCAGAAAAGCTACTCCAAAGGCGCTAACACTTACCTAGAGGAGAAAATCAAGGCACTGAATGCAAAGATTGATGCAGCCAAAAACGAAGAGCGTCTCTCCCTTATCAACGACTTTCAAGAGCTGCAACACTATCTCAACAGCGTCACCAATTCTAGTTGGCAGAATATCCAATGGCTACAGACTCTCGGCGTTGACGAGAGCGCAGCGGAAGCGCAGTTTAGAGGTGTTGTAGTGCAGAAATTACGCCTCACCTCTGCTTCTGTTGAATACCTTAATCAACAGATCGGTGTGATTGGTAAACAGCTTTCGGTAGCCCCTGAGTCGGAGAAAGCCGGCCTGCAACTGGCTCAACTAGTGGTTAAGCAGCGTCAAAGCATTGCAGTGGAGAGTTTAACCACCTTAATAAGCGTGTCGGATCAACTCGGTATTGATACCTCAGAATACAAACGACTGCTGTTTGAGGTTACAGGCAGCATTACTCAAGACCTATTCGAGGGTAAGGTTATCCTATCTATCCTTACCCACTGGTCTTCATCGGTTTGGGATTGGCTTGGCACCACCGCTCCTCAGCACCTATTTCAGCTGTTCATTTTTATTCTGCTGATACTCATTACCAAGATGGTGGTAAAACTGGTCAGGAAAATCACCAGTAAAACGGTTGAGTCCAAGAACCTTAATCTTTCACAACTGATGCAGGACTTCTTTATTGGCATGTCCGGCAACATAGTGTGGATCATAGGTATTATGATCGCCTTGTCTCAGGTGGGGTTAAACCTCGCCCCTGTGCTTACCGGCTTTGGTATTGCTGGCGTTATCATTGGTTTCGCTCTGCAAGACACTCTATCCAACTTCGCGGCCGGCATGATGCTGCTTATCTATCGTCCATTCGATGTAGGGGACTTTGTATTTGCGGGCGGTGTAGATGGCAAGGTAAGTCACATGAGCTTGGTGAACACCACCATCAAAACCTTCGATAATCAGATCATCATCATCCCCAATGGCAAGATATGGGGCGATGTAATCAAGAACGTTACCCACGAACGATTGCGCCGTGTCGATATGGTGTTTGGCATTGGCTATGCCGATGATTTGCTAAAAGCAGAGAAGATACTGACTGATATCGTGGTGGCACATCCTGCGGTTCTTAAAACGCCTGAGCCAAATATTCGCGTTCATACCCTAAATACCTCGTCGGTCGACTTTATCGTTCGTCCGTGGGTGAAAACCGATGACTACTGGGATGTGTATTGGGATGTGACCAAAGAAGTAAAACTCACCTTCGACAGAGAAGGCATCTCTATTCCCTTCCCTCAACAAGATGTGCATTTGCATATGGTTGATAAACCTGAAACCTAA
- a CDS encoding phosphoribosyltransferase, giving the protein MTHPHLGDLVLSEQQIADGAQIVANKLNTTFEDAVVITVVPGGILFTADLVRKLNFTIKMDYISCPHTPGDRNNSSEIIFHQNIAIEGKDVIMVDDAIESGGTMKRLVEHIQSNYKVKSLSIATLFVKPSRVDIPVPQYYAYEMENDDLLVGYGLPWQDELRNIPYVSKLNK; this is encoded by the coding sequence ATGACTCATCCACACCTAGGTGACTTGGTTCTTAGCGAGCAGCAGATTGCTGATGGCGCTCAAATCGTTGCCAATAAGCTGAATACAACCTTTGAAGATGCGGTTGTGATTACGGTTGTGCCTGGCGGCATTCTGTTCACTGCTGATCTAGTGCGTAAGCTTAACTTCACGATAAAGATGGATTACATCTCTTGCCCCCATACGCCCGGCGATAGAAATAATAGCTCTGAGATAATTTTCCACCAGAACATCGCTATTGAAGGCAAGGATGTCATCATGGTCGATGATGCTATCGAATCAGGTGGCACCATGAAACGCCTGGTTGAACATATTCAGAGTAACTACAAGGTGAAATCACTCTCGATCGCTACCTTGTTTGTAAAGCCAAGCCGTGTCGATATTCCAGTACCGCAATACTACGCCTATGAGATGGAAAACGATGACCTACTGGTGGGTTATGGACTGCCTTGGCAAGATGAACTTAGAAACATCCCTTACGTTTCTAAGCTAAACAAATAG
- a CDS encoding glutaredoxin family protein, which produces MKRLVLYVKDKCPHCKDAQRYLDSKGYKYRLTNAKMQRGRKELDAIGARSLPVLKIGDQIMIGWNPKNFERMYNAK; this is translated from the coding sequence ATGAAACGACTCGTCCTATACGTTAAAGACAAATGCCCCCATTGCAAAGATGCTCAACGCTACCTTGATTCAAAGGGCTATAAATACCGCTTAACCAACGCCAAGATGCAACGTGGCCGAAAAGAGTTAGACGCAATCGGTGCTCGCTCATTGCCTGTGCTCAAGATTGGTGACCAAATCATGATTGGCTGGAATCCAAAGAATTTCGAGCGCATGTATAACGCCAAATAG
- a CDS encoding methylglyoxal synthase, protein MEKTTRVMKQSKQIALVAHDHYKQELIRWSQENKDKLEKHNLFATGTTGNLLKRETGLDVTPLISGPMGGDQQLGALISEGKIDMMVFFWDPLNAVPHDPDVKALLRIASVWNIPVATNRATANFLFNSPMLEQEVEIEIPDYQAYLNKRI, encoded by the coding sequence ATGGAAAAAACTACTCGCGTGATGAAACAGAGCAAACAGATCGCTCTAGTTGCCCACGACCACTACAAACAAGAATTAATCCGCTGGTCACAAGAAAACAAAGACAAGCTAGAAAAGCACAACCTGTTCGCGACCGGCACCACAGGTAACCTTCTAAAGCGTGAAACTGGCTTAGATGTCACTCCGCTTATCAGCGGTCCTATGGGGGGCGACCAACAACTTGGCGCACTTATCTCTGAAGGCAAGATCGATATGATGGTGTTCTTCTGGGATCCACTAAACGCGGTACCACACGACCCAGATGTAAAAGCTCTACTACGTATCGCTAGTGTGTGGAACATCCCAGTGGCAACCAACCGCGCTACTGCTAACTTCCTGTTCAACTCTCCTATGCTCGAGCAAGAAGTAGAGATTGAAATCCCTGATTATCAGGCATATCTAAACAAGCGTATCTAG
- the clcA gene encoding H(+)/Cl(-) exchange transporter ClcA: MPTREVIIKSVLNRVPKDAINQFISRDKSSFSVLIMASLVGILAGIVGTYFEIAVRFVSETRTDWLKSEIAGVVPLWLAAILISAALAFVGYFLVHRFAPEAAGSGIPEIEGAMDNIRPVRWWRVLPVKFFGGMGALGSGMVLGREGPTVQMGGAVGRMISDIFRVKDDDTRHSLLASGAAGGLAAAFNAPLAGIMFVVEEMRPQFRYSLISIRAVIISSILSNIVFRYINGQEAVISMPKYETPELVSLWLFLLLGTLFGIVGVCINKLITFSQDRFVALHNNDRKRYLITGSIIGGTFGLLLLYVPELTGGGISLIPDITNGNYSVTILALLFFGRVITTLICFGSGAPGGIFAPMLALGTLFGYTFGVISQQYFPIPGVEPGMFAIAGMGALFAATVRAPITGILLVIEMTDNYDLILPLIITCLGAVMMAQVLGGKPIYSQLLHRTLKNSKLQQKDLPEDNKATE; the protein is encoded by the coding sequence ATGCCAACGCGAGAAGTGATAATTAAATCTGTGTTAAATCGAGTTCCTAAGGATGCGATTAACCAGTTTATCTCTCGCGACAAAAGCAGCTTCTCCGTTCTTATCATGGCTTCCTTGGTTGGCATTCTCGCCGGTATCGTCGGCACCTACTTCGAGATAGCAGTACGTTTCGTTTCTGAAACCCGCACCGATTGGCTGAAAAGCGAAATCGCTGGCGTGGTTCCTCTTTGGCTTGCGGCCATCCTTATCAGTGCAGCTCTTGCTTTCGTCGGTTATTTTCTTGTTCACCGCTTTGCCCCAGAAGCTGCAGGCTCAGGTATCCCTGAGATTGAGGGCGCTATGGATAACATCCGCCCAGTGCGCTGGTGGCGCGTGCTTCCTGTTAAATTCTTCGGCGGTATGGGCGCACTTGGTTCTGGTATGGTGCTTGGTCGTGAAGGCCCTACCGTGCAGATGGGCGGTGCTGTAGGTCGAATGATCTCAGATATCTTCCGCGTAAAAGATGATGATACTAGACACTCACTACTGGCCTCAGGTGCTGCGGGTGGTTTGGCTGCTGCTTTTAATGCGCCCCTTGCAGGCATTATGTTTGTTGTCGAAGAGATGCGTCCTCAGTTTCGCTACTCACTGATATCTATTCGCGCGGTTATCATCTCTTCAATCTTGTCGAACATTGTATTTCGCTATATCAATGGCCAAGAGGCGGTAATTAGCATGCCTAAGTATGAAACCCCTGAGTTGGTTTCATTGTGGCTATTCCTATTACTTGGCACTCTGTTTGGCATCGTGGGTGTGTGCATCAACAAGCTGATCACCTTCTCTCAAGACCGCTTTGTTGCCCTTCACAACAATGACCGCAAGCGTTACCTCATCACCGGTTCTATTATCGGTGGGACCTTTGGTTTGCTACTTCTTTACGTACCTGAGCTTACCGGCGGTGGCATCAGCCTTATCCCAGATATCACCAATGGCAATTACTCGGTGACTATCCTTGCGCTGTTGTTCTTTGGCCGTGTAATCACAACCCTTATCTGCTTTGGCTCTGGCGCACCAGGCGGCATCTTCGCACCTATGCTGGCGCTGGGAACTCTGTTTGGCTACACCTTTGGCGTTATTTCTCAACAATACTTCCCAATCCCGGGGGTTGAGCCTGGCATGTTCGCTATCGCAGGTATGGGGGCACTGTTCGCTGCAACAGTAAGAGCACCCATCACAGGGATCCTGTTGGTGATTGAGATGACAGATAACTATGACCTGATTCTGCCACTTATTATTACCTGTCTTGGCGCTGTTATGATGGCGCAAGTGCTAGGTGGAAAACCTATCTATAGCCAGCTTTTACACCGAACCCTAAAGAACAGTAAGCTACAGCAAAAAGACCTACCGGAAGATAACAAGGCTACCGAATAG
- the queC gene encoding 7-cyano-7-deazaguanine synthase QueC, translating to MNKAVVIFSGGQDSTTCLVQALEQYDEVHAITFDYGQRHREEIEVAQKLTSKLGVKAHKVMDVTLLNELAVSSLTRDDIPVSHELQENGLPNSFVPGRNILFLTLAGIYAYQVGAKTLITGVCETDFSGYPDCRDEFVKAMNSALAQGMDYDLEVKTPLMWLNKAETWAMADHYKALELVRDESLTCYNGIVGTGCGDCPACLLRANGLQDYLDNKSEVMKSYLAKA from the coding sequence ATGAATAAAGCCGTAGTGATTTTTAGCGGTGGTCAAGACTCAACAACCTGCCTTGTTCAGGCTCTTGAGCAATATGATGAAGTACACGCGATTACCTTCGATTACGGTCAACGTCACCGTGAGGAGATCGAGGTAGCGCAGAAGCTGACCTCTAAGCTTGGCGTTAAGGCGCACAAGGTAATGGATGTAACCCTGCTAAATGAACTCGCGGTGAGCTCTCTAACCCGTGATGACATCCCAGTTTCGCATGAGCTTCAAGAAAATGGTTTGCCGAACTCTTTTGTTCCTGGCCGTAATATTCTATTTCTTACCCTTGCTGGTATCTATGCATACCAAGTGGGTGCGAAGACCCTGATCACCGGTGTGTGTGAGACAGATTTCTCTGGTTATCCTGATTGCCGTGATGAGTTCGTAAAAGCGATGAACTCTGCGTTGGCGCAAGGCATGGACTATGACCTTGAAGTGAAGACCCCGCTGATGTGGTTAAACAAAGCGGAAACTTGGGCCATGGCTGACCACTACAAGGCGCTGGAGCTTGTGCGTGATGAGAGCCTAACCTGCTACAACGGCATTGTGGGTACAGGTTGTGGTGACTGCCCTGCGTGCTTGCTACGTGCGAATGGCTTGCAGGATTATTTGGATAATAAGTCCGAGGTGATGAAGAGTTATTTGGCTAAGGCTTGA
- a CDS encoding fructose-6-phosphate aldolase: MIELYLDTADVAEVKRFNSCLPLKGVTTNPSILAKSKQGLTETLKGMNEAVSGTPRFHAQVVSTTAEGMLEEARQLNELPYDMVVKVPATETGLTAIKMMKAEGIQVLATAIYSAQQGFLAALCGADYLAPYVNRIDAMNGNGVEVVADLQLLLDQNQLPAKILAASFKNTQQAMEVMKLGIEAITLPTDVAAQMFAHPAVAPAVEQFDKDWKEAFGDKLSFES; encoded by the coding sequence ATGATTGAACTCTATCTAGATACTGCAGACGTAGCAGAGGTTAAGCGCTTTAACTCTTGCCTACCTTTGAAAGGCGTTACGACTAACCCAAGCATCTTGGCAAAATCTAAACAGGGATTAACAGAAACGCTAAAAGGAATGAATGAAGCGGTCAGTGGCACTCCTCGCTTTCACGCTCAAGTAGTCAGCACCACAGCAGAAGGTATGCTTGAAGAAGCCCGTCAACTAAACGAGCTGCCTTATGACATGGTAGTGAAGGTGCCAGCGACAGAAACCGGTCTTACGGCGATTAAAATGATGAAAGCCGAGGGTATTCAGGTACTTGCTACCGCGATCTACTCAGCACAGCAAGGCTTTCTAGCGGCTCTTTGTGGCGCGGATTATCTAGCTCCTTACGTAAACCGCATCGATGCGATGAACGGAAACGGTGTAGAGGTAGTGGCCGATCTACAGCTTCTTCTTGATCAAAACCAGCTACCAGCGAAGATCCTGGCGGCGAGCTTTAAGAATACTCAGCAAGCAATGGAAGTAATGAAACTAGGCATCGAAGCGATTACGCTACCCACAGACGTAGCCGCTCAGATGTTCGCTCACCCAGCAGTTGCGCCTGCGGTTGAACAGTTTGATAAGGATTGGAAAGAGGCTTTTGGAGATAAGCTTTCATTTGAAAGCTAA
- a CDS encoding glycyl-radical enzyme activating protein, with amino-acid sequence MYFNIQRFSTHDGDGIRSILFLKGCSLACPWCQNPESRSEKRSLLFDERSCMDECQLCAESCDGIERIDNKIVVNRKAISEEQLIALQDVCPTQALTVCGEESEKEFLFDVLMKDKPFYDQSGGGVTFSGGEPLMQSKLVSEIATQLKQNGVSTAIESCMHVPWKNIEQAAPHIDCWLADLKHTDEEKFLTWAKGSLKRIKENFRKLAPIAKRIVIRVPVVPGFNDTIEELQQIIDFAASLESCKELHLLPYHTLGINKYRLLDMPYLCSDKPLNKPELLELAKQYASENTQLNVTVRG; translated from the coding sequence ATGTACTTCAACATTCAGCGATTCTCTACCCATGACGGTGATGGGATCCGCTCTATTCTGTTTCTAAAGGGATGCTCCTTGGCCTGCCCTTGGTGCCAGAACCCTGAAAGTCGTAGTGAAAAGCGCTCACTTCTATTTGATGAAAGAAGCTGTATGGATGAGTGTCAGTTGTGTGCTGAGTCGTGTGATGGCATAGAGCGCATCGACAACAAGATAGTGGTTAATCGCAAGGCTATCTCTGAAGAGCAGTTGATTGCTCTGCAAGACGTTTGTCCGACCCAAGCACTAACCGTATGCGGTGAAGAGTCTGAAAAAGAGTTTCTGTTTGATGTTCTTATGAAAGACAAGCCTTTCTATGACCAAAGTGGTGGTGGCGTCACTTTCTCAGGTGGTGAGCCCTTAATGCAATCCAAGTTGGTAAGTGAGATTGCCACGCAGCTTAAGCAAAATGGTGTGTCGACTGCGATTGAGTCCTGCATGCATGTGCCTTGGAAAAATATCGAACAAGCTGCGCCGCACATCGATTGCTGGCTCGCCGACCTTAAACATACAGATGAAGAGAAGTTTCTCACTTGGGCTAAAGGTTCACTCAAGCGTATCAAAGAGAACTTTAGAAAGCTTGCGCCTATCGCCAAGCGCATTGTGATTCGTGTTCCTGTAGTGCCGGGCTTTAACGACACCATCGAAGAGCTTCAACAAATTATCGATTTTGCTGCTTCACTTGAAAGCTGCAAAGAACTTCATTTACTGCCGTACCACACACTCGGCATCAATAAATATCGTTTGCTAGATATGCCTTATCTCTGCTCTGACAAGCCATTGAACAAGCCAGAGCTTTTAGAACTGGCAAAGCAATACGCAAGCGAAAATACCCAACTTAACGTGACTGTAAGAGGTTGA